In Salinibacterium sp. dk2585, a single window of DNA contains:
- the argC gene encoding N-acetyl-gamma-glutamyl-phosphate reductase, which translates to MTLSVAVAGASGYAGGELLRILAHHPDVTITTVTAHSNAGQPLIAAQPHLRSLEHLTLVDTTPENLAGHDVVFVALPHGKSGELTDHLGEGALVIDCGADHRLTSEADWTKFYGGEFYGAWTYGMPELLLADGSRQRERIVGARRIAVPGCNVTAITLGLAPGLQAGLVHSQDLVSVLAVGTSGAGKSLKTHLLASEIHGSAMPYGVGGTHRHTPEIVQNLTVAGAEGATVSFTPVLVPMSRGILATSTAQLLPGVSLSDARAAWELAYGTEPFVHVLPEGQFPKTADVLGANTAVMGLAVDEAANRLVVISAIDNLVKGTAGAAVQSMNIALGLPETTGLETNGVAP; encoded by the coding sequence ATGACCCTCTCCGTTGCCGTCGCCGGCGCGAGCGGCTATGCGGGTGGCGAGCTGCTGCGCATCCTCGCTCACCATCCGGATGTCACGATCACGACCGTCACCGCCCATTCCAACGCTGGGCAGCCGCTCATCGCGGCGCAACCGCACCTCCGTTCCCTCGAGCACCTCACGCTCGTCGACACGACCCCCGAGAACCTTGCGGGTCACGACGTCGTCTTCGTCGCGCTCCCGCACGGTAAGTCGGGGGAGCTGACCGACCACCTCGGCGAGGGCGCCCTCGTGATCGACTGCGGCGCAGACCACCGCCTCACTTCGGAGGCAGACTGGACCAAGTTCTACGGCGGTGAGTTCTACGGCGCCTGGACCTACGGCATGCCCGAACTCCTGCTCGCTGACGGCTCGCGGCAGCGGGAACGGATCGTCGGCGCCCGCCGCATCGCGGTGCCCGGATGCAATGTCACGGCGATCACGCTGGGCCTGGCCCCCGGCCTCCAGGCTGGGCTCGTGCATTCGCAAGACCTGGTCTCCGTGCTCGCGGTCGGCACGAGTGGGGCGGGCAAGAGCCTTAAGACACATCTCCTGGCGAGCGAGATCCACGGTTCGGCCATGCCGTACGGGGTCGGGGGAACGCACCGGCACACCCCCGAGATTGTGCAGAACCTCACGGTCGCCGGCGCGGAGGGAGCAACGGTCTCGTTCACGCCCGTGCTGGTGCCGATGTCGCGGGGCATCCTTGCGACGAGCACAGCGCAGCTGCTGCCCGGCGTCAGCCTTTCGGATGCTCGGGCCGCATGGGAACTCGCCTACGGCACGGAACCCTTCGTGCATGTGCTGCCGGAGGGTCAGTTCCCGAAGACGGCCGACGTGCTGGGCGCGAACACGGCGGTCATGGGACTCGCGGTCGATGAGGCGGCCAACCGGCTTGTCGTCATCAGCGCGATCGACAATCTCGTGAAGGGCACGGCGGGCGCCGCCGTGCAGTCGATGAACATCGCCCTCGGGCTGCCCGAGACAACGGGCCTTGAGACGAACGGAGTGGCGCCATGA
- the pheT gene encoding phenylalanine--tRNA ligase subunit beta — MRVPASWLREFVEVPASSTPEDIHAALVRVGLEEEDIHRAELSGPIVVGTVLEFVDEPQSNGKTIRWCQVDVGPRREPVDTEGERDIRGIVCGAHNFFAGDKVVVSLPGAVLPGPFPISARKTYGHVSDGMIASAKELGLGDEHGGILRLAELGLDPEPGTDAIALLGLDDYAVEVNVTPDRGYAFSIRGIAREYSNSTGAAFRDPALAPELRELVESTHEGFSVTVADQAPIRGNVGCSVFVTRVVRGIDPTRPTPAWMVSRLKLAGVRSISLAVDITNYVMFELGQPIHGYDLAKLTGGITVRRANQGETLTTLDDQVRKLSTEDLLITDNSGPIGLAGVMGGATTEISDATTDVLIEAANFDPVSIARTARRHKLPSEASKRFERGVDPHVAEAAAARVAQLLVELAGGTVDTLGSTLFEGSAPSPIMLRDGLTTSLLGVEYTSEEVRSSLEAIGASVEDVDGGLSVTPPSWRPDLTDEPTLAEEVARLIGYDRIPSILPVAPPGRGLSRSQRLRRAASNMLAANGLTEVQSYPFLSEATHARFSGDAPAMRLANALDASVPLLRRSLVPGLLETARRNLSRGLTDLALFEVGTVFLPEAGRAYGSGPLPVGNAHPGDEVVAALNAGIPPQPWHVAALFVGERVVHQPGIGAVPSSVSDAIDAARQLALALAVDIRVEQGNHPAYHPGRTAEIFAGERVVGITGELLPAIADDLDLPRVVALLELDLDALIELGTREVVTSPISGYPAATQDVSLVVPVEVPAGDVLAALTEGAGALLESAQLVDDYRGQGIPEGSRSLTFALRFRAADRTLTAAEASDARLAGVAVAAERFRATLRE; from the coding sequence ATGCGCGTCCCAGCCTCGTGGCTTCGTGAATTCGTCGAGGTCCCCGCAAGCTCGACCCCCGAGGACATCCACGCCGCGCTCGTGCGCGTGGGGCTCGAGGAGGAAGACATCCACCGCGCCGAGCTGAGCGGACCGATCGTGGTCGGCACCGTGCTCGAGTTCGTCGATGAGCCGCAGTCGAACGGCAAGACGATCCGCTGGTGCCAGGTCGACGTGGGCCCGCGGCGTGAGCCTGTCGACACCGAGGGGGAGAGGGACATCCGCGGCATCGTCTGCGGCGCCCACAACTTCTTCGCCGGCGACAAGGTCGTGGTGTCACTCCCCGGCGCCGTGCTGCCCGGCCCCTTCCCGATCTCGGCGCGCAAGACCTACGGTCACGTGAGCGACGGCATGATCGCCTCCGCCAAGGAGTTGGGCCTCGGCGACGAGCACGGCGGTATCCTGCGCCTGGCCGAGCTCGGCCTCGACCCGGAGCCCGGCACCGACGCGATCGCGCTCCTCGGCCTCGACGACTACGCGGTCGAGGTCAACGTCACGCCAGACCGTGGCTACGCCTTCTCGATCCGCGGCATCGCCCGCGAGTACTCCAACTCGACGGGGGCGGCCTTCCGCGACCCCGCGCTCGCGCCCGAGCTGCGTGAGCTCGTCGAGTCCACGCACGAGGGCTTTTCGGTGACGGTTGCGGACCAGGCGCCGATCCGCGGGAACGTCGGATGCTCGGTCTTCGTCACGCGGGTCGTGCGCGGCATCGACCCGACCCGGCCGACCCCCGCATGGATGGTCTCGCGACTCAAGCTCGCGGGCGTCCGCTCCATCTCCCTCGCGGTCGACATCACGAACTACGTCATGTTCGAGCTCGGCCAGCCGATCCACGGCTACGACCTCGCCAAGCTCACGGGGGGCATCACCGTGCGTCGCGCGAACCAGGGTGAGACCCTCACGACGCTCGACGACCAGGTGCGCAAGCTCAGCACGGAAGACCTCCTGATCACCGACAATTCCGGCCCGATCGGCCTTGCGGGCGTCATGGGCGGCGCGACGACCGAGATCTCGGATGCCACGACCGACGTACTGATCGAGGCCGCGAACTTCGATCCAGTCTCGATTGCGCGCACGGCCCGCCGTCACAAGTTGCCGAGCGAGGCGTCCAAGCGCTTCGAGCGTGGTGTGGACCCGCACGTCGCTGAGGCGGCCGCGGCGCGAGTCGCCCAGCTCCTCGTCGAGCTCGCCGGCGGCACGGTCGACACACTCGGGTCGACCCTGTTCGAGGGATCCGCCCCGTCGCCCATCATGCTGCGCGACGGGCTCACGACGTCGCTGCTCGGCGTCGAGTACACGAGCGAGGAGGTGCGCTCCTCGCTCGAAGCGATCGGCGCAAGCGTCGAGGATGTTGACGGCGGGCTCTCCGTGACGCCGCCGTCGTGGCGACCCGACCTGACTGACGAGCCGACCCTCGCGGAGGAGGTCGCCCGACTCATCGGCTATGACCGCATCCCGTCGATCCTGCCTGTGGCCCCTCCCGGCCGTGGCTTGTCACGCTCGCAGCGCCTGCGTCGCGCGGCGTCGAACATGCTCGCGGCGAATGGCCTGACCGAGGTGCAGTCGTACCCTTTCCTCTCGGAGGCAACGCACGCCCGCTTCTCGGGTGATGCTCCGGCCATGCGCCTCGCGAACGCACTCGACGCGAGCGTGCCGCTGCTTCGCCGCAGCCTCGTGCCGGGCCTGCTCGAGACGGCGCGCCGCAACCTCTCCCGCGGCCTCACCGATCTCGCACTGTTCGAGGTCGGCACGGTGTTCCTGCCGGAGGCCGGTCGCGCCTACGGCAGCGGCCCGTTGCCCGTTGGCAACGCTCACCCGGGTGACGAGGTCGTCGCGGCGCTGAACGCCGGCATCCCGCCGCAGCCGTGGCATGTCGCCGCGCTCTTCGTTGGCGAACGAGTCGTGCACCAGCCGGGTATCGGCGCTGTGCCGTCGTCGGTCTCCGACGCGATCGATGCGGCCCGCCAGCTTGCACTTGCGCTCGCGGTCGACATCCGCGTCGAGCAGGGCAATCACCCCGCCTACCACCCCGGCCGCACGGCCGAGATCTTTGCGGGCGAGCGCGTGGTCGGAATCACGGGCGAGCTGCTTCCGGCAATCGCCGACGATCTCGACCTGCCCCGCGTGGTCGCGCTCCTGGAACTCGACCTCGACGCCCTGATCGAGCTCGGTACTCGCGAGGTTGTCACCTCACCGATCTCTGGATATCCCGCCGCGACGCAGGACGTGTCGCTCGTGGTTCCCGTCGAGGTGCCCGCAGGCGATGTGCTTGCGGCGCTCACGGAAGGCGCGGGCGCGCTGCTCGAGAGTGCGCAGTTGGTTGACGACTACCGAGGTCAGGGCATCCCTGAGGGCAGCCGTTCGCTCACCTTCGCGCTGCGCTTCAGGGCAGCCGACCGCACGCTGACGGCGGCCGAGGCATCCGATGCTCGTCTCGCGGGCGTCGCCGTCGCGGCGGAGCGATTCAGGGCAACCCTGCGCGAGTAG
- the pheS gene encoding phenylalanine--tRNA ligase subunit alpha, producing the protein MSEPLITESRVAEAVDAALAAIAEASDSAALKSVRSAHLGEASALAKLNGELRNVPNDQKAALGKLVGQARGRVNQAFTAREHEVAAAEETARLAAEAVDVTALGSRWTPGARHPLTLLMEQMSDVFVGMGWEVAEGPELENEWFNFDALNFDEDHPARAMQDTFFIDPVDSHLVMRTHTSPVQIRSLLERPLPVYVVAPGRTFRTDELDATHTPVFNQIEGIAIDKGLTMAHLRGTLEHLARAMFGEEAKIRLRPNYFPFTEPSAEMDVWQPNAKGGARWVEWGGCGMVNRNVLRAAGIDPEEYQGFAFGMGIERTLQFRNDMNDMRDMVEGDIRFSQQFGMVV; encoded by the coding sequence GTGTCTGAACCCCTGATCACCGAGTCCCGTGTCGCCGAGGCGGTGGATGCCGCCCTTGCCGCGATCGCGGAGGCCAGCGACTCTGCCGCGCTCAAGTCGGTGCGCTCCGCCCACCTCGGCGAGGCTTCCGCGCTCGCCAAACTGAATGGCGAGCTGCGCAACGTGCCCAACGACCAGAAGGCCGCCCTCGGCAAGCTCGTCGGCCAGGCCCGCGGGCGCGTGAACCAGGCGTTTACAGCGCGCGAGCACGAGGTTGCGGCTGCCGAGGAGACGGCGCGGCTTGCTGCTGAGGCGGTGGATGTCACGGCCCTTGGTTCCCGCTGGACTCCCGGGGCGCGGCATCCGCTCACCCTCCTCATGGAGCAGATGTCGGATGTCTTCGTCGGCATGGGCTGGGAGGTCGCGGAGGGCCCCGAGCTCGAGAACGAGTGGTTCAACTTCGACGCGCTCAACTTCGATGAGGACCACCCCGCGCGCGCAATGCAGGACACCTTCTTCATCGACCCGGTCGATTCGCACCTCGTGATGCGCACGCACACTTCGCCCGTGCAGATCCGTTCGCTGCTGGAGCGCCCGCTGCCGGTCTACGTCGTGGCGCCGGGCCGCACCTTCCGCACGGACGAGCTCGACGCGACCCACACCCCCGTCTTCAACCAGATCGAGGGCATCGCGATCGACAAGGGACTCACGATGGCGCACCTTCGCGGCACGCTCGAGCACCTCGCCCGCGCGATGTTCGGGGAGGAGGCGAAGATTCGCCTGCGCCCCAACTACTTCCCCTTCACCGAGCCGAGCGCCGAGATGGACGTGTGGCAGCCGAACGCCAAGGGTGGCGCCCGCTGGGTCGAGTGGGGCGGATGCGGCATGGTCAATCGCAACGTGCTCCGCGCGGCCGGCATCGACCCCGAGGAGTACCAGGGCTTCGCCTTCGGAATGGGGATCGAGCGCACGCTCCAGTTCCGCAACGACATGAATGACATGCGCGACATGGTCGAGGGCGACATCCGCTTCTCGCAGCAGTTCGGAATGGTGGTCTGA
- a CDS encoding amino acid ABC transporter permease, protein MSSVLYDVPGPKAILRNRILAVVTVVVVLAILGFIIYRLAVTGQFTAEKWRIFTFPLVHQNIIDATLRTLSAFAVAAVASLVLGLLLSIGRLSDHAIIRVPVMLFTELFRAIPVLILMMIMYYGLPPLGVTFMTPFLAVVIGLTLYNGSVLAEVFRAGIESLPKGQTEAGYAIGMRKSAVMLLIQYPQAIRAMMPVIISQLVVVLKDTALGFIVTFQELLYLAKFYGGQVTYGSPIIPSTIVFGTIYILLCLALSAVAKWVEVRSRRNPRITKVAPAVQAANQVEIK, encoded by the coding sequence ATGAGCAGCGTGCTCTATGACGTCCCCGGACCGAAGGCGATCCTGCGCAACCGCATCCTCGCGGTCGTGACCGTGGTCGTCGTGCTGGCGATCCTCGGCTTCATCATCTACCGCCTCGCGGTCACCGGCCAGTTCACTGCGGAGAAGTGGCGCATCTTCACGTTCCCGCTTGTTCACCAGAACATCATCGACGCGACGCTGCGTACGCTGTCGGCCTTCGCTGTCGCAGCGGTCGCGAGCCTCGTGCTCGGGCTGCTGCTGTCGATCGGTCGTCTGAGCGATCACGCGATCATCCGCGTGCCGGTCATGCTGTTCACGGAGCTCTTCCGTGCCATTCCCGTCCTGATCCTCATGATGATCATGTACTACGGTCTCCCGCCGCTCGGTGTCACGTTCATGACCCCGTTCCTGGCCGTTGTCATCGGGCTCACCCTCTACAACGGTTCGGTGCTCGCTGAGGTCTTCCGAGCCGGCATCGAGTCGCTGCCGAAGGGCCAGACCGAAGCCGGTTACGCGATCGGGATGCGCAAGTCCGCCGTCATGCTGCTGATCCAGTACCCGCAGGCGATCCGCGCAATGATGCCCGTCATCATCTCGCAGCTCGTCGTGGTGCTGAAGGACACAGCCCTTGGCTTCATCGTGACGTTCCAGGAGCTGCTGTACCTCGCCAAGTTCTACGGCGGACAGGTGACCTACGGCTCGCCAATCATCCCGTCGACGATCGTCTTCGGCACGATCTACATCCTGCTCTGCCTTGCTCTATCCGCGGTCGCGAAGTGGGTCGAGGTGCGCTCGCGGCGCAATCCGAGGATCACGAAGGTGGCACCGGCCGTCCAGGCAGCCAACCAGGTCGAAATCAAGTAG
- a CDS encoding amino acid ABC transporter permease: protein MDPLINNLDIFVPAFRNTIILFVVSGVAALILGTIVGGMRVSPVPIMRGVGTVYVNFIRNTPLTLLMFFFAFGYPKLELGKLSYMTLAIIALSLYTATYVAEVIRSGFNTVPVGQAEAARAIGLPFAQTMSLVILPQAFRAVIPPLMSVFIALLKNTTVAAGFSVFEAGAIRAYLSERGEPAIVVLLWVAAIFVVLVTVLSLVQRRLENKWRVAR from the coding sequence GTGGATCCCCTGATCAACAATCTCGACATCTTCGTTCCCGCCTTCAGGAACACGATCATCCTGTTCGTGGTGTCAGGCGTTGCGGCGCTCATCCTGGGCACGATCGTTGGCGGCATGAGGGTCTCGCCCGTGCCAATCATGCGTGGTGTCGGCACGGTCTACGTCAACTTCATCCGCAACACCCCGCTCACGCTGCTCATGTTCTTCTTCGCTTTTGGCTATCCGAAGCTCGAGCTCGGCAAGCTTTCCTACATGACGCTCGCGATCATCGCGCTGAGCCTCTACACGGCGACGTATGTCGCCGAGGTCATCCGCTCGGGCTTCAACACGGTTCCCGTGGGCCAGGCCGAGGCCGCGAGGGCGATCGGGCTTCCCTTCGCGCAGACGATGTCGCTCGTGATCCTGCCCCAGGCATTCCGTGCGGTCATCCCGCCCCTCATGAGCGTGTTCATCGCGCTCCTCAAGAACACGACGGTTGCGGCCGGGTTCTCCGTCTTCGAGGCCGGCGCGATTCGCGCGTACCTCTCTGAGCGCGGCGAACCCGCGATCGTCGTGCTGCTGTGGGTCGCCGCAATCTTCGTCGTGCTCGTGACGGTCCTGTCGCTCGTGCAGCGACGACTTGAGAACAAGTGGAGGGTGGCCCGATGA
- a CDS encoding glutamate ABC transporter substrate-binding protein, protein MHKRSTLVATLAAAALVLTGCAGGDSDNGGGTTDGEGTASGSITIGVKEDQPGLGYLDAATGERSGFDIEIAKWVAEELGYGEDQIEWEAIPSANRESALVNGDVDLYVGTYSITDSRKEQIDFAGPYFITGQGLLVAADEESIQSEEDLAGKTVCSATGSTPIQNIKDNFPDTETVEFDTYSQCVEALLDGQVDAVTTDQAILLGYASQDPDNLKVVGEPFTVEKYGVGLPKGSELRGQINEMFTEGGDRWQEIYDATLGQSGTEVEQPEIEDY, encoded by the coding sequence ATGCACAAGAGATCAACACTTGTGGCCACGCTTGCCGCGGCTGCGCTCGTCCTGACCGGATGCGCTGGCGGCGACAGCGATAACGGCGGCGGAACGACCGACGGCGAGGGCACGGCATCGGGTTCGATCACGATTGGCGTTAAGGAAGACCAGCCAGGTCTCGGTTACCTCGACGCAGCGACCGGTGAGCGCAGTGGCTTCGACATCGAGATCGCGAAGTGGGTCGCCGAGGAGCTCGGCTACGGCGAGGACCAGATCGAGTGGGAGGCCATCCCGAGTGCCAACCGCGAGTCTGCCCTCGTGAACGGCGACGTCGACCTCTACGTCGGCACCTACTCGATCACCGACAGCCGGAAGGAGCAGATCGACTTCGCCGGTCCGTACTTCATCACGGGCCAGGGCCTCCTGGTGGCTGCAGACGAAGAGTCCATCCAGAGCGAGGAAGACCTCGCGGGCAAGACTGTGTGCTCCGCAACCGGTTCGACGCCCATCCAGAACATCAAGGACAACTTCCCCGACACCGAGACGGTCGAGTTCGACACCTACTCGCAGTGCGTCGAGGCTCTTCTCGACGGTCAGGTCGACGCAGTGACGACCGACCAGGCGATCCTTCTCGGCTATGCCTCGCAGGACCCCGACAACCTCAAGGTCGTCGGCGAGCCCTTCACGGTGGAGAAGTACGGTGTTGGCCTGCCCAAGGGCTCCGAGCTCCGCGGCCAGATCAACGAAATGTTCACCGAAGGTGGCGACCGCTGGCAGGAGATCTACGACGCGACGCTCGGCCAGTCCGGCACTGAGGTCGAGCAGCCCGAGATCGAGGACTACTAA
- a CDS encoding amino acid ABC transporter ATP-binding protein translates to MTSSFETTSNPIHAAPGEPLVVLENVDKHYGDFHALKNINMTVNKGEVVVVIGPSGSGKSTLCRTINRLETITSGEIRIDGKALPMEGKALAALRADVGMVFQSFNLFAHKTILENVTLGPIKVRRRAKAEAEKDARALLERVGVEVQADKMPAQLSGGQQQRVAIARALAMKPKVMLFDEPTSALDPEMINEVLDVMVHLAAEGMTMIVVTHEMGFARKAADRVVFMADGEIVEEAAPEEFFSSPKSDRAKDFLSKLLTH, encoded by the coding sequence ATGACCTCGAGTTTTGAGACCACGAGCAACCCGATCCACGCGGCACCTGGTGAACCTCTCGTCGTCCTGGAGAACGTAGATAAGCACTACGGTGACTTTCACGCGTTGAAGAACATCAACATGACGGTCAACAAGGGTGAGGTCGTCGTGGTCATCGGGCCCTCAGGCTCGGGCAAATCGACCCTCTGCCGCACGATCAACCGCCTCGAGACCATCACCTCGGGTGAGATCCGCATCGACGGCAAGGCGCTGCCCATGGAGGGCAAGGCACTGGCTGCGCTTCGTGCCGACGTCGGGATGGTCTTCCAGTCGTTCAACCTCTTCGCACACAAGACGATCCTCGAGAACGTCACGCTCGGCCCCATCAAGGTGCGGCGCCGGGCGAAGGCAGAGGCGGAAAAGGATGCCCGAGCGCTTCTCGAGCGCGTCGGTGTGGAGGTGCAGGCAGACAAGATGCCGGCCCAGCTCTCGGGCGGCCAGCAGCAGCGTGTCGCGATCGCGCGCGCGCTCGCGATGAAGCCGAAGGTCATGCTCTTCGACGAGCCGACCTCCGCGCTTGACCCCGAGATGATCAATGAGGTGCTCGACGTCATGGTGCACCTCGCAGCCGAGGGTATGACGATGATCGTCGTCACCCACGAGATGGGCTTCGCGCGCAAGGCCGCCGACCGTGTCGTGTTCATGGCGGACGGTGAGATCGTCGAGGAGGCGGCGCCGGAGGAGTTCTTCAGCAGCCCGAAGAGCGACCGCGCGAAGGACTTCCTCTCCAAGCTCCTGACCCACTGA
- a CDS encoding RNA methyltransferase codes for MLDNPRSPRVRGVAKLRKRDARSETGLFLLEGPQAVSEALAWRPELLQELYATPTALERHPDLAAAAEEADVTVEFVTEQVLEAMADTVTPQGVVAVCRQFPVSVRELLAPGEPGRPSLIVVLEEVRDPGNAGTIIRAADAAGADGVIFSGRTVDLYNPKVVRSTTGSLFHIPVAVGAEFPALRERLRDAGLSVLAADIKGDDLLAARQEGVLSQPTAWLFGNEARGLSDDYLALADRAVSVPIYGRAESMNLATAASVCLYESAFAQRISSVTNT; via the coding sequence ATGCTTGACAACCCGCGCTCACCCCGTGTGCGTGGCGTAGCGAAACTTCGCAAGAGAGACGCCCGGTCTGAGACCGGGCTCTTTCTTTTGGAGGGCCCGCAGGCGGTGTCGGAGGCGCTCGCCTGGCGCCCCGAACTCCTGCAGGAGCTCTACGCCACGCCCACGGCGCTCGAGCGACACCCAGACCTCGCTGCTGCGGCGGAAGAGGCGGATGTCACGGTCGAGTTCGTGACGGAGCAGGTGCTCGAGGCGATGGCCGACACGGTCACGCCGCAGGGCGTCGTCGCCGTCTGTCGACAGTTCCCCGTCTCGGTGCGCGAACTGCTCGCCCCGGGGGAGCCCGGGCGGCCGAGCCTCATTGTCGTGCTCGAGGAGGTTCGCGATCCGGGCAACGCGGGTACGATCATCCGGGCCGCGGATGCTGCTGGGGCGGACGGCGTGATCTTTAGCGGCCGCACGGTCGACCTCTACAACCCGAAGGTGGTCCGTTCGACGACGGGCTCGCTCTTCCACATCCCGGTCGCGGTGGGCGCGGAGTTCCCCGCGCTGCGGGAGCGCCTGCGCGATGCCGGGTTGAGCGTCTTGGCCGCCGACATCAAGGGCGACGACCTGCTCGCTGCCCGCCAGGAGGGCGTGCTGTCGCAGCCGACCGCGTGGCTGTTCGGCAACGAGGCGCGGGGCCTCAGCGACGACTACCTCGCGCTGGCTGACCGGGCCGTCTCGGTGCCGATCTACGGGCGGGCCGAATCGATGAATCTCGCGACCGCAGCATCCGTCTGTCTCTATGAAAGCGCGTTCGCGCAGCGGATCTCGTCGGTTACGAACACGTAA
- the rplT gene encoding 50S ribosomal protein L20, producing MARVKRAVNAHKKRRVILERASGYRGQRSRLYRKAKEQVTHSLVYAYRDRRARKGDFRRLWIQRINAASRANGLTYNRLIQGLGLAGVQVDRRMLADMAVNDPKTFAAIVATAKAALPADTSAPKVSA from the coding sequence ATGGCAAGAGTAAAGCGGGCTGTCAACGCCCACAAGAAGCGTCGGGTCATCCTCGAGCGCGCCAGCGGTTACCGCGGCCAGCGCTCGCGCCTCTACCGCAAGGCGAAGGAGCAGGTCACCCACTCGCTCGTCTACGCGTACCGTGACCGTCGTGCCCGCAAGGGCGACTTCCGTCGCCTGTGGATCCAGCGCATCAACGCTGCGTCGCGCGCCAACGGCCTCACCTACAACCGTCTCATCCAGGGCCTCGGCCTCGCGGGTGTGCAGGTTGACCGCCGCATGCTCGCCGACATGGCAGTGAACGACCCCAAGACGTTCGCGGCCATCGTCGCGACCGCCAAGGCGGCGCTGCCGGCCGACACGTCGGCTCCCAAGGTGTCGGCATAG
- the rpmI gene encoding 50S ribosomal protein L35 produces the protein MPKQKSHSGAKKRFKVTGSGKVMKQQAGMRHNLEVKSGQRKRRLNADQVLAPQDAKVIKRLLGKAGR, from the coding sequence ATGCCTAAGCAGAAGAGCCACTCAGGGGCCAAGAAGCGTTTCAAGGTCACCGGCAGCGGCAAGGTCATGAAGCAGCAGGCCGGCATGCGCCACAACCTCGAGGTCAAGTCGGGGCAGCGCAAGCGCCGCCTGAACGCCGACCAGGTGCTGGCACCCCAGGACGCGAAGGTCATCAAGCGCCTTCTTGGCAAGGCCGGCCGCTGA
- the infC gene encoding translation initiation factor IF-3, whose amino-acid sequence MSDPRTNDRIRVPEVRLVGPGGEQVGVVRIEEALRLAQEADLDLVEVAPNSRPPVVKIMDFGKFKYETAQKAKEAKRNQSNTILKEVRFRLKIDKHDYETKRKRAEGFLKQGDKVKAMILFRGREQSRPEQGVRLLQRFAEDVAELGTVESTPTIDGRNMVMVIGPHKTKAEIKVESDARKASSKEPREAQDESSEATPAE is encoded by the coding sequence ATCAGCGATCCCAGAACGAATGACCGAATCCGCGTCCCGGAAGTCCGTCTCGTTGGCCCCGGGGGCGAGCAGGTCGGCGTTGTCCGCATTGAGGAGGCCCTGCGCCTAGCTCAGGAGGCCGACCTGGATTTGGTTGAGGTTGCTCCCAATTCCCGGCCCCCGGTCGTCAAGATCATGGACTTCGGCAAGTTCAAGTACGAGACGGCGCAGAAGGCGAAGGAAGCCAAGCGCAACCAGTCGAACACGATCCTCAAGGAGGTTCGTTTCCGGCTCAAGATCGACAAGCATGACTACGAGACCAAGCGCAAGCGCGCCGAGGGGTTCCTCAAGCAGGGCGACAAGGTCAAGGCCATGATCCTGTTCCGCGGTCGCGAGCAGTCGCGTCCCGAGCAGGGTGTTCGCCTCCTGCAGCGCTTCGCGGAGGATGTCGCGGAGCTCGGCACGGTCGAGTCGACCCCGACGATCGACGGTCGCAACATGGTGATGGTCATCGGCCCGCACAAGACGAAGGCCGAGATCAAGGTCGAGTCGGATGCCCGCAAGGCGTCGTCGAAGGAGCCCCGCGAGGCCCAGGACGAGTCCAGCGAGGCGACGCCTGCGGAGTAG
- a CDS encoding DUF1844 domain-containing protein, producing MPAGATRDIADVPAIEVINTVAVHLMSAAAVKCGLADDPDAETDLDEARKLITALAGLITAAAPDLSDSHARPLRDGLRSLQLAFREASAIPDAPGKGPGEKYTGPVS from the coding sequence ATGCCGGCCGGCGCGACGCGCGACATCGCCGACGTGCCCGCGATCGAGGTCATCAACACCGTCGCGGTACACCTCATGAGCGCCGCGGCCGTCAAGTGCGGTCTCGCCGACGACCCCGATGCGGAGACCGACCTCGACGAGGCCCGCAAGCTCATCACGGCCCTCGCGGGACTCATCACGGCCGCTGCCCCCGACCTCTCCGACTCGCACGCGCGGCCGCTGCGCGACGGGCTCCGTTCACTGCAGCTCGCCTTCCGCGAGGCATCCGCAATCCCCGACGCACCCGGCAAGGGCCCGGGCGAGAAGTACACGGGCCCGGTCTCCTAG